The proteins below come from a single Sinorhizobium fredii genomic window:
- a CDS encoding TIGR01458 family HAD-type hydrolase — MISAVLLDLAGVIYDGEEAVPGAAEAVARLRAAGLPIRFVSNTTRSSKPAILARLAKLGLPVTGSELFTPAEAACDWLRRHERAVHLLVHPELTSEFRDLPVNGRMAVVVGDAGDAFDYVALNAAFRQLIDGAELVALAPNRSFRDADGRLSLDAGPFVTALEFASQKHAIVLGKPAPGFFHAALATIPCAATQAVMVGDDAETDVAGALSAGLAHALLVRTGKYREGDETRFAPAPSATVPDVAAAVDWILARRGGTE, encoded by the coding sequence ATGATCAGCGCTGTGCTCCTGGATCTTGCCGGCGTCATCTATGATGGCGAAGAGGCCGTGCCTGGCGCCGCCGAGGCCGTCGCCCGGCTGCGCGCGGCCGGGCTCCCCATTCGCTTCGTCAGCAACACGACCCGCTCGAGCAAGCCGGCGATCCTTGCCCGGCTCGCAAAACTTGGACTTCCGGTAACGGGCAGCGAGCTCTTCACGCCGGCCGAGGCTGCCTGCGACTGGCTTCGCAGGCACGAGCGTGCCGTCCATCTTCTCGTCCATCCCGAGCTAACGTCCGAATTCCGGGACCTACCGGTGAACGGCCGCATGGCTGTCGTTGTCGGCGATGCCGGCGACGCCTTTGACTATGTGGCCCTCAATGCGGCCTTCCGGCAACTGATCGACGGCGCCGAATTGGTGGCGCTCGCGCCGAACCGCTCCTTCCGGGACGCCGACGGCAGGTTGAGCCTCGATGCTGGCCCATTCGTTACCGCGCTGGAATTCGCCAGCCAGAAGCATGCCATCGTCCTCGGCAAGCCAGCACCCGGCTTTTTCCACGCAGCCCTTGCCACCATACCCTGCGCGGCGACGCAAGCGGTGATGGTCGGGGACGATGCGGAAACAGACGTCGCCGGTGCATTGAGCGCCGGTCTCGCTCACGCGCTGCTCGTGCGTACGGGAAAATATCGCGAGGGCGACGAGACGCGCTTCGCGCCGGCGCCGAGCGCCACGGTGCCCGACGTTGCGGCGGCGGTGGACTGGATCCTTGCGAGGCGCGGCGGAACCGAATGA